One part of the Zymomonas mobilis subsp. pomaceae ATCC 29192 genome encodes these proteins:
- a CDS encoding type II toxin-antitoxin system RelE/ParE family toxin, with protein sequence MKIETIKHKGLKDYFKTGDLSKLPSNQPERQRLLDLLTLIQSSSEDDWEKDCASCGWEVRPHKLQGKREGQWALTTQGRWRLTFSLKGGEIYDLNYENYH encoded by the coding sequence GTGAAAATAGAGACAATTAAACACAAAGGCTTAAAAGATTATTTTAAAACTGGGGATTTGAGCAAATTACCCTCGAATCAACCAGAACGACAAAGATTGCTCGACCTGCTTACCTTAATCCAATCTTCTTCCGAAGATGATTGGGAAAAAGACTGCGCATCTTGTGGATGGGAAGTCCGACCTCATAAACTGCAGGGTAAACGTGAAGGACAATGGGCGTTAACAACACAGGGACGATGGCGACTGACATTTTCCTTAAAAGGAGGAGAAATATACGATCTCAATTACGAAAATTATCATTAG
- a CDS encoding HigA family addiction module antitoxin, with amino-acid sequence MAYTLPHPQPVGGFIRRNILERNNLSVTEAAQILGVGRPALSNMLNGNSRLSERMAAAISAVFEISVETLLNIQHLTDLKEAQEITKDLIKSKKVKKFVPHQGHEIAAM; translated from the coding sequence ATGGCTTACACTTTGCCACATCCTCAACCTGTCGGCGGTTTTATAAGGCGCAATATATTAGAGCGTAATAACCTATCGGTAACAGAGGCTGCCCAGATTTTGGGTGTGGGAAGGCCTGCTTTGTCAAATATGCTAAACGGCAACAGCCGCTTATCAGAACGGATGGCAGCCGCCATTTCTGCTGTATTCGAAATTAGTGTAGAAACATTGCTCAATATACAGCATCTGACTGATCTTAAAGAGGCACAAGAAATTACGAAAGACTTGATTAAGAGCAAAAAAGTAAAAAAATTTGTGCCTCATCAAGGTCACGAAATAGCTGCTATGTAG